Proteins from one Oscillatoria nigro-viridis PCC 7112 genomic window:
- the plsY gene encoding glycerol-3-phosphate 1-O-acyltransferase PlsY: MASWIILNGALLIAAYLLGSIPTGYALGKWMLGIDIRQVGSGSTGATNVLRTLGKWPGLGVLLVDVLKGVSAIVLIRYIYSLTFTSQLATAAGIENTVTVIPWMATLAGLSAVLGHSKSIWLGFTGGKSVATSLGVLLGLYWPVGLGTFGIFGIVFAVSRIVSLSSIIGAISVAGLMFALHQPLAYVLFGIAGGVFVIVRHRSNIQRLLNGTEPRIGEKLETAASD, encoded by the coding sequence ATGGCTAGCTGGATAATTTTAAATGGCGCCTTGCTAATCGCAGCTTATCTGCTGGGATCGATTCCGACTGGGTACGCCTTGGGGAAATGGATGCTGGGAATTGATATTCGACAGGTTGGTTCGGGTTCGACGGGTGCGACTAACGTACTGAGGACTTTGGGGAAGTGGCCGGGGTTGGGGGTTTTGTTGGTTGACGTGTTGAAGGGGGTAAGTGCGATCGTCCTAATTCGCTACATTTACTCTCTCACTTTTACCAGCCAGCTAGCAACCGCAGCAGGTATTGAAAATACTGTAACTGTCATCCCTTGGATGGCAACTTTGGCGGGTTTATCTGCTGTTTTGGGCCACAGCAAATCAATCTGGCTGGGGTTTACCGGCGGTAAATCTGTGGCTACGAGTTTGGGAGTTTTGCTTGGTTTGTACTGGCCAGTTGGTTTGGGAACTTTCGGAATTTTCGGGATAGTATTTGCGGTGTCGCGAATTGTTTCTTTAAGTTCGATTATCGGGGCAATTAGCGTTGCTGGATTGATGTTTGCTTTACATCAGCCGCTGGCTTATGTATTGTTTGGAATTGCGGGCGGTGTGTTTGTAATTGTGCGACATCGCAGCAATATTCAGCGGTTGTTGAACGGTACGGAACCGAGGATAGGAGAGAAATTGGAAACAGCAGCTAGCGATTAA
- a CDS encoding energy-coupling factor transporter transmembrane component T family protein: MDLLRSLPIGLYLEQPITWLHRLDSRVKLAWLMTFLIAPILANPIWRLMLVGMLIVLTLTAAIPLRVWKQQMGLLLLFCILVFCLSAIAPDGLPSEHQPRIPADELTFSQQPATLPPPQKPKPWYQSFNLGSNSPIPNPKAQSPNQLPQPTNYRYVLFKQGPIKITRKSLDLALNVSTLFFTVIYSTNLYLLTTASEEITSALENLMQPLRRLNWPVTEIALTLTLSLRFIPLVLEEIQNLVRSVSTRAINWKKLGFRRAAQVWLMIAERLLENLLLRAEQIASAMKVRGFTSPDRHRVEWHPLQLKIRDWIALGCLLFLWSARLVWGWDS, encoded by the coding sequence ATGGACTTACTTCGATCGCTCCCCATAGGACTTTACCTAGAACAACCCATAACCTGGCTTCACCGGCTAGACTCCCGCGTAAAACTAGCCTGGTTGATGACATTTCTGATTGCGCCAATACTCGCCAATCCCATCTGGCGGTTGATGCTAGTAGGAATGTTAATCGTACTGACACTAACCGCAGCCATTCCCCTGCGCGTGTGGAAACAGCAAATGGGACTGCTGCTGCTATTCTGCATATTAGTATTTTGCCTCAGCGCGATCGCCCCCGACGGACTCCCCTCAGAACACCAGCCCCGCATCCCCGCCGACGAATTAACCTTTTCCCAACAGCCGGCAACTCTTCCACCCCCTCAAAAGCCCAAACCCTGGTACCAATCTTTTAACTTAGGCTCAAACTCCCCAATCCCCAATCCCAAAGCCCAAAGCCCAAATCAACTCCCCCAACCCACAAACTACCGTTACGTTTTATTCAAACAAGGCCCGATTAAAATCACCCGCAAATCCCTAGATTTAGCTCTCAACGTCAGCACCCTATTTTTCACAGTAATTTACAGCACCAACCTCTACCTTCTCACCACAGCCAGCGAAGAAATCACCAGCGCCCTTGAAAACTTAATGCAGCCCCTGCGCCGCTTAAATTGGCCTGTTACCGAAATAGCCTTAACATTAACTTTATCTTTGCGGTTCATTCCCCTAGTATTGGAAGAAATACAAAATTTAGTGCGATCGGTGAGTACCAGAGCGATAAACTGGAAAAAACTCGGATTTCGCCGCGCCGCTCAAGTTTGGTTGATGATAGCCGAGCGACTGTTAGAAAACTTGCTCCTGCGAGCCGAACAAATTGCCAGCGCCATGAAAGTTCGCGGCTTCACCAGTCCCGATCGACACCGTGTAGAATGGCACCCGTTGCAATTGAAAATCCGAGACTGGATCGCCCTCGGATGCTTGCTCTTCCTCTGGAGCGCCCGCTTGGTTTGGGGTTGGGACAGTTGA
- the pipX gene encoding transcriptional coactivator PipX encodes MTTETYLNHPNFGLLFRVSQVEDSQELFTTLYAQRLFFLVTNGPGGLRFEPISRSDARLMVEIRLRTLRRSGQYQEYDQLQTIHQRTFQ; translated from the coding sequence ATGACTACTGAAACTTACCTGAATCATCCAAACTTTGGCCTCCTCTTCAGGGTATCCCAGGTTGAAGACAGCCAAGAATTATTTACCACCCTATACGCCCAACGCCTGTTTTTTTTGGTGACAAACGGCCCAGGCGGTCTGAGATTTGAACCCATCAGCCGCTCCGACGCTCGCCTCATGGTCGAAATTCGCCTGCGAACCCTGCGTCGCAGCGGTCAATATCAAGAGTACGACCAATTGCAGACCATTCACCAGCGCACGTTTCAATAA
- a CDS encoding YggS family pyridoxal phosphate-dependent enzyme, whose amino-acid sequence MTIASRIKSIRQHLPESVRLIAVTKQVPTDAIREAYDGGIRDFGESKVQETVEKQSQLQDLPDINWHLIGHLQANKAAKALEHFQWIHSLDNLKLAQRLSRLAGEMSCSPQVCLQVKMLPDPDKYGWSVPELLADLPELNKCQHIKIQGLMTIPPLGLDDSQILELFNSTRELAQKIQQQNLPCIQMQQLSMGMSGDYHLAIQAGATMVRLGQTLFGSRRG is encoded by the coding sequence ATGACCATAGCCTCTCGAATTAAGAGCATTCGCCAACACTTGCCCGAATCAGTGCGGTTAATTGCCGTTACCAAACAGGTACCGACTGATGCTATCCGCGAAGCATACGACGGCGGTATCCGGGATTTTGGCGAGAGTAAGGTTCAAGAGACTGTCGAAAAACAAAGCCAACTGCAAGATTTACCGGATATCAACTGGCACTTGATCGGACACTTGCAAGCCAACAAAGCCGCCAAGGCCCTAGAGCATTTCCAGTGGATTCACTCTCTCGACAATTTAAAACTCGCTCAGCGACTTTCGCGCTTGGCGGGGGAAATGTCCTGCTCTCCCCAAGTCTGCCTGCAAGTCAAAATGTTGCCCGACCCTGACAAATACGGCTGGAGCGTTCCAGAACTGCTGGCCGACCTTCCAGAACTCAACAAATGTCAGCATATCAAAATTCAAGGTTTGATGACAATTCCGCCGCTGGGATTAGATGACTCGCAAATCCTAGAATTATTTAACAGCACCCGCGAACTTGCACAGAAAATCCAGCAGCAAAATTTGCCCTGCATTCAAATGCAGCAGCTCTCGATGGGGATGTCGGGAGATTATCATTTGGCAATTCAAGCAGGTGCTACTATGGTACGGCTAGGACAAACCTTATTTGGCTCTAGGAGGGGATAA
- a CDS encoding cell division protein SepF, translating into MNIFSKLRDFVGINNEPEYDDVYDETEGERYQNFYQAAEPNPAAVAAAEEERRQNRRMRERSVVGSTGMDVVAPTGGVGSVMNNVIGMPGAMNGISEVVVMEPRTFEEMPAAIRALKERKSVVLNLTVMDPDQAQRAVDFVAGGTYALDGHQERIGESIFLFTPSCVQVRTQSGVVHEVPPAQGRPRAAAPAPTVWPAEQAPIAQ; encoded by the coding sequence ATGAATATTTTTTCTAAACTGCGAGATTTTGTAGGCATCAACAATGAGCCTGAGTACGATGACGTGTACGACGAAACGGAAGGGGAGCGCTATCAGAACTTCTACCAAGCGGCTGAACCGAACCCCGCTGCCGTCGCAGCAGCCGAAGAAGAACGTCGTCAAAATCGTAGAATGCGAGAGCGGTCAGTAGTAGGATCGACAGGTATGGATGTCGTTGCACCAACCGGGGGAGTAGGGTCAGTAATGAATAACGTGATTGGAATGCCTGGAGCTATGAACGGGATTTCGGAAGTAGTAGTAATGGAGCCGCGCACTTTTGAAGAGATGCCGGCAGCAATTCGAGCCCTTAAGGAACGCAAGTCTGTGGTTTTGAACCTGACGGTGATGGACCCAGACCAAGCGCAAAGAGCTGTGGACTTTGTGGCGGGCGGTACTTATGCCCTGGACGGTCATCAAGAGCGCATTGGCGAAAGTATTTTCTTGTTTACGCCTAGCTGCGTGCAGGTGAGAACTCAGTCTGGTGTGGTTCACGAAGTGCCTCCTGCTCAAGGACGCCCTCGTGCTGCGGCTCCTGCACCAACAGTCTGGCCAGCAGAACAAGCTCCCATCGCTCAGTAG
- a CDS encoding cupin domain-containing protein, with protein MEMMPDEESIILAALQALDILDESERGAFAEKLKESAELTSELAAFEAAIAAIAYTAPPVPVTPDLKNRLFQRIAELPPTPAASANLKPIVTSPTENNVPSLIVRSNDVKWKSYGVPGVSFGKLYIDKKKREITCLMRLEPGVTFPLHRHAASEEVFVLEGDLMVEGEICHQGDYIRSVPGSIHSSLTEGGCLLLMKTSIDNEMLV; from the coding sequence ATGGAAATGATGCCAGACGAAGAGTCTATCATCCTTGCAGCCCTTCAAGCTCTCGATATCCTCGACGAGTCAGAACGCGGCGCATTTGCAGAGAAATTGAAAGAGTCCGCAGAACTTACAAGTGAATTAGCAGCTTTTGAAGCCGCAATTGCCGCGATCGCCTACACAGCCCCCCCAGTTCCCGTCACGCCCGACCTCAAAAACCGCCTGTTCCAGCGCATAGCCGAACTGCCGCCAACCCCAGCAGCATCAGCCAATTTAAAGCCAATTGTTACCTCTCCAACAGAGAACAATGTTCCATCTTTAATCGTGCGATCGAACGATGTAAAATGGAAATCTTATGGAGTTCCCGGAGTTTCGTTTGGCAAGCTTTATATTGACAAAAAAAAGCGCGAAATTACCTGCTTGATGCGACTCGAACCGGGAGTAACATTTCCCCTGCACCGACACGCTGCCTCGGAGGAAGTGTTTGTATTAGAAGGAGACTTAATGGTAGAAGGGGAAATTTGCCATCAAGGCGACTACATTCGATCGGTTCCCGGTTCCATACATTCCTCCCTCACAGAAGGGGGATGTTTGCTGTTAATGAAAACTTCCATAGACAACGAAATGCTCGTCTGA
- a CDS encoding DUF4331 domain-containing protein, with protein MKLTKKIRRTILAIEVALIALLTPGIIVASDHDDGEVDIKGRAVNLTDLYVYREKDQNSGAADGDLVFTMNSNPRSVARYQYYFSTTALYQFHITQVGDVNSTPTGRSDIILRFAFSPPNNQGMQAVAVTVVRGGSETTTKTTVNGGLIATTPLNSNAVLNTVPVGGSNLTVFAGLREDPFFFDVEQFFRVRAGALGTGPKVGFKQANQAIDFTKGYNVNTIAVRVPKAFLQAGTGANVFDVWSTVSIRDGAGGFKQFERLARPAINEGLIVTPAYLEAFNNIPPRSDLSAAAAPVRQEAVATLNAVDLLDGRDNVDPNAIAGAFLPDVMRIDTTKTSGYASATNSQGSLIGGRMLMDDVIDITLGALVGSPVGDNVSYNGTPGNPAQGHKPLEPNFPYLALPN; from the coding sequence GTGAAGCTCACAAAAAAAATTCGCCGAACCATACTAGCTATTGAAGTAGCTCTAATTGCTCTATTAACTCCAGGGATAATTGTCGCTTCCGACCACGACGACGGCGAAGTAGATATCAAAGGTCGCGCTGTAAATTTAACTGACCTGTACGTATATCGCGAAAAAGACCAAAACTCCGGTGCTGCGGACGGGGATTTAGTATTTACCATGAATTCAAATCCCAGGTCTGTCGCCCGTTATCAATATTATTTCAGCACTACAGCCCTCTACCAATTTCACATCACCCAGGTAGGTGACGTGAATTCTACACCTACTGGACGCTCGGATATTATCTTGCGGTTTGCCTTCAGTCCGCCTAACAATCAAGGTATGCAAGCGGTAGCTGTAACTGTTGTTCGCGGTGGCTCGGAGACAACTACTAAGACTACAGTTAACGGCGGGCTAATTGCCACAACTCCGCTGAATTCTAATGCTGTTTTGAATACAGTACCTGTGGGCGGTTCTAACTTGACTGTATTTGCCGGTTTGCGGGAAGACCCGTTTTTCTTTGATGTGGAACAATTTTTCCGAGTTCGGGCTGGAGCTTTGGGAACGGGACCGAAAGTAGGTTTCAAACAAGCGAACCAAGCGATCGACTTTACTAAAGGTTACAACGTCAATACAATTGCTGTCCGCGTTCCCAAAGCGTTTTTGCAAGCAGGAACTGGGGCGAATGTTTTTGATGTTTGGTCAACAGTTTCGATTCGCGATGGAGCTGGCGGTTTCAAACAATTCGAGCGTTTGGCGAGACCTGCAATTAATGAGGGTTTGATAGTTACTCCCGCTTATCTGGAAGCATTCAATAATATTCCTCCGAGATCGGATTTGAGCGCTGCTGCTGCTCCCGTGCGGCAGGAAGCTGTTGCTACTCTGAATGCTGTGGATCTTTTGGACGGTCGGGATAATGTCGATCCAAATGCGATCGCCGGAGCTTTCTTACCCGATGTCATGCGGATCGATACCACAAAAACCAGCGGCTACGCTAGCGCTACAAATTCTCAAGGAAGTTTGATCGGAGGTCGTATGCTGATGGACGACGTTATTGATATCACTCTGGGAGCTTTGGTGGGCTCTCCGGTTGGCGATAACGTTTCATATAACGGAACTCCGGGAAATCCGGCTCAGGGACACAAACCTTTAGAACCGAATTTTCCTTATTTGGCTTTGCCTAATTAG
- a CDS encoding four helix bundle protein, producing the protein MNEQEFKQRTKQLALRVIKLVSSLPKNTVSEVIGKQLIRSGTSVGANYRAACRARSTADLIAKLRIVEEEADECLYWMELIVEAKLVDATNLRNIMSETNEILAMTVASIKTLIAKNPTANRK; encoded by the coding sequence ATGAATGAACAAGAGTTTAAACAAAGAACGAAGCAGCTAGCATTAAGAGTTATTAAGCTAGTAAGTTCACTGCCCAAAAATACCGTTTCTGAGGTAATTGGCAAGCAGTTAATTCGTTCAGGAACTTCTGTAGGGGCTAACTATCGAGCAGCTTGTCGCGCTAGATCGACAGCAGACTTAATTGCCAAACTCAGAATAGTGGAAGAAGAAGCGGATGAATGTTTGTACTGGATGGAGTTGATAGTTGAAGCTAAATTAGTAGATGCCACTAATTTGAGGAATATCATGTCAGAAACGAATGAAATTTTAGCGATGACAGTTGCCTCCATCAAAACTTTAATTGCTAAAAACCCAACAGCAAATCGCAAATAA
- the der gene encoding ribosome biogenesis GTPase Der, with the protein MSLPIVAIIGRPNVGKSTLVNRLANTQDAIVHDEPGITRDRTYRPAYWGDREYQVVDTGGLVFDDETEFLPLIREQAMAALAEASAAIFVVDGQTGLTGGDEAIASWLRLQKVPVILAVNKCESEKTGLTQAADFWQLGLGEPYPISGIHGNGTGELLDKLITYLPTEVLSEVEEIKVAIIGRPNVGKSSLLNAFLGENRAIVSPISGTTRDAIDTLVERNGKTYRLIDTAGIRKKKNVEYGAEFFGINRAFKAIRRANVILLVIDAIDGVTDQDQKLADRISQEGRACIIVVNKWDAVEKDSDTIYEYEREVRTRLYFLDWAEMIFVSAMSGQRVEKIIELVDKASDEHKRRVPTAVINEVIEEATTWHSAPVTRQGKQGKIYYGTQVRSQPPTIALFVNDPKRFTENYRRYMESQFRKHLGFTGTPMRLLWRGKKVRATEMSTTNRALRVK; encoded by the coding sequence ATGTCTCTACCTATAGTTGCTATTATTGGACGCCCCAATGTAGGCAAATCGACGCTAGTCAACCGTTTAGCCAACACCCAAGACGCGATCGTCCACGACGAACCGGGAATCACGCGCGATCGCACTTACAGACCAGCATACTGGGGCGATCGGGAATATCAAGTCGTAGACACCGGCGGGCTAGTATTCGACGACGAAACAGAATTTCTGCCTTTAATTCGCGAACAAGCAATGGCGGCCCTCGCAGAAGCCAGCGCAGCCATTTTCGTAGTAGACGGACAAACCGGGCTCACCGGCGGCGACGAAGCGATCGCATCTTGGCTGAGACTGCAAAAAGTCCCCGTCATTCTCGCCGTCAACAAATGCGAATCGGAAAAGACAGGACTCACCCAAGCAGCCGACTTTTGGCAATTGGGACTCGGAGAACCTTACCCAATTTCCGGCATTCACGGCAACGGCACCGGCGAATTGCTGGACAAATTAATTACTTATCTTCCCACGGAAGTATTATCAGAAGTTGAGGAAATTAAAGTAGCAATTATCGGCCGTCCCAACGTCGGCAAATCGAGTTTGTTAAACGCATTTCTCGGAGAAAACCGCGCTATAGTCAGCCCGATTTCCGGCACAACCCGCGACGCGATCGACACCTTAGTAGAAAGGAACGGTAAAACCTACCGCCTGATTGACACAGCCGGAATTCGCAAAAAGAAAAACGTTGAATACGGCGCAGAATTTTTCGGGATCAACCGCGCTTTTAAAGCCATCCGCCGCGCCAACGTAATACTGCTAGTAATTGACGCAATTGACGGCGTTACCGATCAAGACCAAAAATTAGCCGATCGCATCAGCCAAGAAGGTCGCGCCTGCATCATAGTCGTCAACAAATGGGACGCCGTAGAAAAAGACTCCGACACCATCTACGAGTACGAAAGAGAAGTCAGAACCAGACTTTATTTCCTCGACTGGGCAGAAATGATTTTTGTTAGCGCCATGAGTGGACAGCGAGTTGAAAAAATCATTGAATTAGTAGACAAAGCATCCGACGAACACAAGCGCCGCGTCCCTACCGCCGTCATTAACGAAGTCATAGAGGAAGCCACAACCTGGCACTCAGCCCCAGTTACCCGCCAAGGAAAACAAGGCAAAATCTATTACGGCACTCAAGTGCGATCGCAGCCACCGACAATCGCCCTATTTGTCAACGATCCCAAACGCTTCACCGAAAATTACCGCCGCTACATGGAAAGCCAATTCCGCAAACACCTCGGCTTTACCGGTACACCAATGCGGCTGCTTTGGAGAGGCAAAAAAGTTCGTGCCACCGAAATGAGTACAACAAACAGAGCACTGCGGGTCAAGTAA
- the acpS gene encoding holo-ACP synthase, with amino-acid sequence MNIYLGTDIVYVPRIQAALDRFGDRFLEKVYTPAEQRDCGQLNSQHSSIKGKMNRVSCNQLAGRWAAKEAVVKALGTGWRGIRYADVEIRRSENGAPNVQLHGTAAVQASVWGNCQWQLSLSHDGDYCTATAIALCSPPSNNAVGRSSETKI; translated from the coding sequence TTGAACATCTATCTTGGGACAGATATAGTATATGTTCCGCGCATTCAAGCCGCATTAGACCGGTTTGGCGATCGCTTCCTCGAAAAAGTTTACACGCCCGCCGAACAAAGGGATTGCGGGCAACTAAATTCTCAACACAGCAGCATTAAAGGTAAAATGAATCGAGTTTCCTGCAACCAACTAGCGGGGCGCTGGGCAGCAAAAGAAGCCGTTGTCAAAGCTCTAGGCACGGGATGGCGGGGAATACGGTATGCAGATGTGGAAATTCGGCGCTCCGAAAACGGTGCTCCAAATGTGCAACTGCACGGAACCGCAGCAGTACAAGCCTCTGTTTGGGGAAATTGCCAGTGGCAATTGAGCCTCAGCCACGACGGAGACTATTGCACGGCTACGGCTATCGCCCTTTGTAGCCCGCCGTCAAACAACGCCGTCGGGCGATCGAGCGAAACTAAAATCTAA
- a CDS encoding DUF732 domain-containing protein, translating into MSAVIIQLVPSDKSAIAQEREGCFLVNSAGEVINLNLLCSPQESDIKLTGNDGKFLEDYRRLAKSYSPEATDNLLQAIQRAPGQKIAAAKRICAEAKSGVSLPEVKLRAIGQAASIENPTVKESFLADADIITTLAANHYCPELASK; encoded by the coding sequence ATGTCCGCCGTTATTATACAATTGGTTCCCAGCGATAAAAGCGCGATCGCCCAAGAACGCGAAGGATGTTTTCTTGTCAATTCAGCGGGAGAAGTAATTAACTTAAATTTGTTGTGTTCGCCTCAAGAATCCGACATTAAGCTGACAGGAAACGATGGGAAATTTCTCGAAGACTACAGACGCTTAGCAAAAAGCTACTCTCCCGAAGCAACGGATAATTTACTGCAAGCAATCCAAAGGGCCCCCGGTCAAAAAATTGCGGCCGCTAAAAGAATATGTGCGGAAGCAAAATCGGGGGTTTCTCTGCCGGAAGTTAAATTGAGAGCGATCGGGCAAGCTGCCAGTATCGAAAATCCAACTGTCAAAGAAAGTTTTCTCGCCGATGCGGATATTATTACCACCCTTGCCGCCAACCATTATTGCCCGGAATTAGCCAGTAAGTAA
- a CDS encoding 1,2-dihydroxy-3-keto-5-methylthiopentene dioxygenase, with the protein METKFSSNLKTLGGNMAVLQLEDGRTYTDIRAIANQLAVLNIEIDSLPANKNPAFQELLVQDILNVTEKQQILAAFNSEFEQFKRASGYQWCDLKVLHPGSQQIYALMTQSERTHTHTDAEVLHILAGECVFGFVYSNGSQVQLMLQAEEYIKVPANTEHWFYLTPSLYLKALQYYTSAQGWVPQYTNRKLKIKN; encoded by the coding sequence ATGGAAACTAAATTTTCCTCAAATCTCAAAACATTAGGTGGTAATATGGCTGTTCTGCAACTAGAAGACGGTAGAACATATACGGATATACGGGCGATCGCGAATCAACTGGCCGTTTTAAATATTGAGATCGATTCCCTGCCCGCAAACAAAAATCCGGCGTTTCAAGAACTGCTAGTTCAAGACATTCTCAATGTTACAGAAAAACAGCAGATTCTCGCAGCATTTAATAGCGAGTTTGAACAGTTTAAGCGCGCCAGCGGATATCAGTGGTGCGACTTAAAAGTTCTGCATCCAGGTTCGCAGCAGATTTACGCGCTGATGACTCAAAGCGAGCGCACTCACACCCACACAGATGCAGAAGTTCTTCACATTTTAGCTGGGGAATGCGTTTTTGGGTTTGTGTATTCTAACGGCTCTCAGGTACAATTAATGCTGCAAGCTGAAGAATACATTAAAGTGCCTGCCAATACCGAGCATTGGTTTTATCTCACTCCGTCGCTGTACTTGAAAGCCTTGCAGTATTACACCAGTGCTCAAGGCTGGGTTCCTCAGTATACTAACAGGAAACTAAAAATTAAAAACTAA
- a CDS encoding Uma2 family endonuclease, which translates to MLTLKLDLSPWIELTDDQFYELCQHHPDYKFERNAKGELLMVPPTGGETGNRNMDLSYQLQAWSRQNPNLGIAFDSSTCFRLPNGATRSPDASWIKRERWEALTPEQKRKFPPLCPDFVVELRSPSDSLRETREKMQEYRENGVCLGWLIDPQTRTVEIYRIDREIEILQSPVTLSGEDVLPGFVLDLGPVMGTN; encoded by the coding sequence ATGCTGACTTTAAAATTAGATTTAAGTCCGTGGATCGAGTTGACAGACGATCAGTTTTACGAACTGTGCCAACATCACCCCGATTATAAATTTGAACGGAATGCAAAAGGAGAACTGCTGATGGTTCCACCAACGGGAGGAGAAACTGGAAACCGTAATATGGATTTATCCTATCAATTGCAAGCTTGGAGTCGCCAAAATCCGAATCTAGGAATTGCTTTTGACTCTTCGACCTGTTTTAGACTCCCAAACGGTGCAACTCGTTCTCCCGATGCTTCTTGGATAAAACGCGAAAGATGGGAAGCTTTAACTCCCGAACAAAAAAGGAAATTTCCGCCACTGTGTCCTGATTTTGTAGTGGAATTGCGCTCGCCCAGTGATTCTCTCAGAGAAACGCGAGAGAAAATGCAAGAATATCGGGAAAATGGCGTTTGTTTGGGGTGGTTGATTGACCCGCAAACGCGGACTGTGGAGATTTATAGGATCGATCGAGAAATAGAAATATTGCAGTCCCCTGTTACGCTGTCAGGGGAAGATGTTTTGCCCGGATTTGTGTTGGATCTAGGCCCCGTTATGGGAACTAACTGA
- the proC gene encoding pyrroline-5-carboxylate reductase — translation MTNIKFGTIGGGVMGEALLSRLIAQKVYLPREILVSEPGVKRREFLTEKYGIGTTASNLEVAAATEVLFLAIKPQVFDTVALELAVAADRKQGNNGETANSQPEALVVSILAGVPLSKLEPAFPGRGVLRVMPNTPATVGAGMSAIAPGKLVQPADLELVKRIFQAVGEVVEVPESMLDAVTGLSGSGPGYVAILIEALTDGGVCAGLPRAIASQLALQTVFGTAKLLQETGMHPAELKDRVTSPGGTTIAGIAKLESNGFRSALIEAVKAAYLRSQELGK, via the coding sequence ATGACTAACATAAAATTTGGTACGATCGGCGGTGGGGTAATGGGAGAAGCTCTCTTATCCCGCTTAATAGCACAAAAAGTTTATTTGCCAAGAGAAATATTGGTGAGCGAGCCTGGGGTAAAACGCCGCGAGTTTTTAACTGAGAAATACGGGATTGGAACAACAGCCAGCAATCTAGAAGTTGCTGCCGCTACAGAAGTGCTGTTTTTGGCGATTAAACCGCAAGTTTTTGATACGGTAGCTTTGGAGTTGGCGGTGGCTGCCGATCGCAAACAGGGAAATAATGGAGAAACGGCTAATTCCCAGCCAGAAGCGCTGGTAGTGTCGATTTTGGCAGGAGTGCCGCTCAGCAAGCTCGAACCCGCGTTCCCGGGGCGGGGAGTGCTGCGTGTGATGCCGAATACTCCGGCAACGGTAGGAGCGGGAATGAGCGCGATCGCCCCTGGAAAACTCGTGCAACCGGCTGATTTAGAATTGGTAAAGCGCATCTTTCAGGCCGTAGGAGAAGTGGTAGAAGTACCTGAGAGCATGCTGGATGCGGTGACTGGGCTGTCGGGTTCCGGGCCCGGTTATGTAGCAATTTTGATAGAGGCCTTGACAGATGGCGGAGTTTGTGCAGGACTGCCACGGGCGATCGCCTCTCAATTAGCTTTGCAAACTGTATTCGGTACGGCGAAACTATTGCAAGAAACGGGAATGCACCCAGCAGAATTGAAAGATCGAGTTACAAGTCCCGGCGGCACAACTATTGCGGGAATTGCTAAATTAGAGAGTAACGGCTTCCGTTCGGCGCTGATCGAAGCCGTGAAAGCAGCTTATTTGCGTTCTCAAGAATTAGGTAAATAG
- a CDS encoding sigma-70 family RNA polymerase sigma factor produces MTGQKSGDESLLLVQIARKDQTALAKLYDRYGRPSYALAYKILGSVEEAEEVVIDVFSQIWQKAATYDPSRSRADTWLFMLTRSRSLDRLRAMQRTVRAAEACLEDAKVPISSVAEPMEDAMFKERSEQVKAALEKLPKEQQEAIELAYYQGLTCAAISAKTGIPVGTIKTRIRLGISKLRQALSEQFF; encoded by the coding sequence ATGACAGGCCAGAAGTCAGGCGATGAATCGCTGCTTTTAGTGCAGATTGCCCGGAAAGACCAAACGGCATTAGCTAAACTTTACGATCGCTACGGTCGCCCAAGTTACGCTCTCGCTTACAAAATCCTGGGTTCGGTAGAAGAAGCTGAAGAAGTGGTAATCGATGTTTTTTCCCAAATTTGGCAAAAAGCAGCAACTTACGATCCTTCTCGCAGTCGAGCAGATACTTGGTTGTTCATGCTTACCCGCAGTCGTTCCCTCGATCGGCTTCGAGCGATGCAGCGAACAGTCCGGGCTGCTGAAGCTTGTCTGGAAGATGCGAAGGTACCCATCTCTAGCGTTGCAGAACCGATGGAAGATGCAATGTTTAAAGAACGCAGCGAACAAGTCAAAGCAGCCTTAGAAAAACTGCCAAAGGAACAGCAAGAGGCGATCGAACTCGCCTACTACCAAGGCTTGACTTGCGCGGCGATATCAGCTAAAACTGGTATCCCGGTAGGTACAATCAAAACCAGAATTCGGTTGGGTATTTCCAAATTGCGTCAAGCTTTGAGCGAACAATTTTTTTAG